The nucleotide sequence CTTGACGATGCCGATTGCGACCTCACCGCCGTTGTTGGAGCCCAGTCAGCCTCTCGCATTGGTGGATCGTGGAGGTTTGGATGCTGCTATTGTCTTATCACCTGTGGTTGTGGGCCAGGTGGCACCTGTGGGTGCCGAGATTGATGAGGTAGGTGCTTTGGCACCAAATTCTGAGGCGCTAAAGTCCATCCGGTCGCCCATCTTTGACCGTGAAGCTATGTGGGCACGTATTGATGAGGTGGTCTTCGCGAAAAAGCTTGGTCGCTTGCTCGCCGGCTTGGAGGCAGCTAGCCCTGGGTCTGGCAAGACAATTGCTTGCTTACTAGTGGAGAAGGCTTGTTCGGGTAAAATCAAGAAGGTGAAGAAGGCTCTCAGGAGCATAGGCAAGAAGAGTGGCGCCATTGGTAAAGCGTCCGTGGCTGCTTAATGAATGATACTCAGTCTCTTCGGCCATCATCTGTGATTGGCTCATCTTGGTGGGTTTGCTGGTGTTTGTTGTCTACAGCTTTGGATTCGTTGGGGTTTTTTTTGCGATGTAGAAGTGCGAGCGATTGTGGTTGTTGCTCGTTTTATATTTTTGTCGGGTTGACCGTGGGGCCATGGAGTTTCTTTCTTTGCGAGTAGTCCGCATGTGGTCTATATGTaacggttttcgcccggttttccgttaattaactgggcaattctcttcctcttaattaatcgacgaggcaaatcttttgccttcgtttcgaaaaaaaaaataaGCAGTACCAGCAGCAGCTTCAGTGTACATACACAGTTGCAAAGTACGTACTACTCTGCTGCTGATCATCAGAGCGGAGCGGAGAAGTGAAGGAGCTAAGGATACATGaataaagaaaacagaaacaaCTGGTGAGGAAATTGTTTTTACACAATCCACTAAAATTAAGATTGCTCGCTCCAGCTCTAGCTCCTTGGAGATGCTAATTATTCGTAGAGATGCATGCACATTGTTGGGTATATATATGGTTTCCAAACAACAGGGTACTTCATTCCCTATAGCACACGCTTTATGACCATAGTTCGATACTAACTGTATTTATTTGGAACCTATGAACAATTTCACCATGCGTTGAAAATGGAATGTAGGTCACAAAATCCGAAGGGATAAACCGAGCATGCAAGCCACACCCTTGTGCTCGATTGCCGCCACGGTCGCGCCCTATCCAGATACCAGGCACGGGACGAGGCCGCCGTGTCTCGTGTGCGACCCCACAGCAAAAGTGTGCCTCCACACACCTACTTTATTCCTCTGCTGACTCTGACAAAGCTGGTGATTCTAGCCCTGCAGGGCACCAAATTGTTGTAGAGCTGATTTTAGGATATCTGGGGCATAACCGTCGACGGAAGCAATTCCTGGCTTGTCAAACGATACGACATCCTCTAGCGAATAGTTTCTGGCGGCATGAAGCTGGTTTGGCGCGGAATTAAATGAGCCTTTGAGTATGATGGTCTTCTGCACGCCTCCGAGTAGCCCTTCATAATCTGTATCGCCGCTTTCACCAACAACCACCGTCATGTTCGACAGCTCTACGCCCCACCTTATATACAAGTACCTGGACAAAGATGAACAAACATACCATCAGGACTATGTAGTTGCCAATTTTTGGCAGATTTGTCTGAGCATGCAGTTATTAGTATACATGAAAGAGCATATCGCACCTTCTCATTAGGTAGGAAAGTAGTCTAGATACAACAATGAGGTGTCAAACGACCCTAcaggaaagaagaaaaaaagaacacTAAAGGAAAGCCTAAATCTAACTGTGGTCCAAAGCCCAAACACAGGTCTCGCCCTTGCTAGCCTTCAGCCTTCTGATGCTTAATAGATTTTGTCAGCCAATCGATGCTTGCAGAACACGCCTACATACATCTTACTTCTATTATGTTTGTATTGGGAACCAGATTATTAAAGTTTCTCCAGCAATCCATGCCTCTTAAACGaataaaaaatactccctccattcctaaatataagtctttttaaagatcccactatgaactactccctccgttcccaaatatttgtcgttctacacatttcaaatagactacaacatacggatgtatgtagacatattttagagtgtagattcattgattttacttcgtatgtactcacttgttgaaatctctagaaagacaaatatttaggaacggagggagtacatacggagcaaaatgagtgaatctacactctataatacgtctatatacatccgtatatagtccctactgaaatctctaaaaagacttatatttagaaatagaGGGAGTACTGTGCATGGCACATTGCATGGCACATTACTAACTTCTACTATATCTTTACATTTATTAAACAATGAATATCGTCATTTCAACATCAAATATGTATTCTAGTATCAGAGTATAATATAAGTCATTCAGGACATTGACATAACGATGTTCTACTATGACCGCTATTTTCTTTTGTAATATATGCGATCAATCTATATACTCTGATACCTCCAAAAACACTTCATACAAATTGATAATCAGAACTACAAACATCCTAGAACGGTTAACATGTACTGTCAGATAGATTATAACCGTACAAAGTATAGCATTTTACTCAACTGTGGACTGAAGGCTGTGTTCAGAAAATATATACAACATTTATAGGAATAAACAAACCTTAGTGCTTGGGATCGTGATGCTAGAACAGGTATGAAGTTCAACTTGCTGCCATCATGGCTGTACAATACATGACAGCGCAATGCTTGAATTCTCATTGTCTTCCTAAGATCCTTCACAGGAGGGACCTAAAACAGTTGAAAGTTGAAGCATAATAAGAACACCGGCTATAGTAGGGAAGGTTGAGAAAATCAGTGAAGAAGTAGATGAAGAGGGCATAACAGGACGAAGAACAAACGTACAGCCTCAGTATTCTTCACTTTAAATGAAATGCAGTAAGTGGATGAACATTCGTCATCTTCAACAACTGCTTCTTTTCCACTCTCGCTATTCTTTTCTGCTGCCCAACGAATTAGTGTCTTCCTTAAACCTTCTCCTCCCCAACGATATTGAATCTGAGAGTGATAATCAAGATCGATCATAAATGGAAGCTCGGCAGGGCTAAGCATGTCTTCTGAATTTGAAGATGGATAGCAAAGATCACTGCCACTGCTGCATATGAAGGCATCAAAATCAGTAATTTCTATGCCCCCAGATGTTAACAAAGGATGTATCTCTGATGCTGCTCGAGATGTTGACAATACAAAACCAAGAGCACCAGATGATTTTTCTTTGTTTGAAGCCTGAAAAATGTTTTTGATAATCTGAACCAAGTCCGCATCTTGCACAGAATCTACAGCAATAACAACGATGTGTTTTCTCCTTCGCAGAGATGGCCATTTATTGGAGCCTGTGGTGGCCCCAGCTTTCTCACCAGACTCATCCTTTGTGCCAGCACTAACAGCTTCTGAAAATTTTTGTACAGCATCCTCAAGGTTTCTCCTGTCACTGGTTGAACTCCTTCCATATTTTGACATGCTGCCTGATTTTTCACTGTCCAAGGAGATCTTCAAGTTAAGTGATATATCATGAATATCCCTCAAAGAGTCACCACGTGAATCTGTTTCAGAAACTTCAGTAGCATCATCGCTCTTTTGCCATCGTGGATGTCTAGACTTGAGCGTACCAACCCGTGACAAATAGTTTTTGCAATGTTCAGGCCAAGAAAATCGATGGATATTATCCAGACCATTCTGACGGCATTTTGCCCACAATTGCTTATCAGAAACAAGTCTATAAAGTGCCTCAGCTATATCATTTTGATTGTGGGGATCAACAAGAATGCCATTGTCAAGAACCTGAATAAAAAAGAGGACATCAATAGGCAGAACAAAAAGTGAGTCACTGCAAAACGTAAACCAAGATAGCAGAACAGTACCCGGTGTATATCGACAGGCCCACCATTTTGGGTAGCAACCATAGGTAGACCATAAGCAGCAGCCTGGCAGGCAACAAGATGTAAAGCTTGCATAAACATTATCAATCCACAGATAGAGTAACAATAAAATGAAATGTTGCAGAAGTAACCTCGATCAAGGTGAGCCCAAATGGTTCAATATAAGCACAGTTAAtaaacaccccctggaaacaacagAAACTAAAATAAGCATATATTTATGTATAAAAATGTGAGTAGGGCACAAAGAAGCAGCACGGTCAGTTTGTTGCTGCAAGTCAGAGTGAGCAAAAAAGACTAGGCAAATTGCCAAAGCCATTAAAATTAGAACACAAGATATGCATCagctaactactccctccgttcctaaatataagtctttctagagattctaatatagattacatacggagcaaaatgagtcaatctacactctaaactatgttcatatacatccgtacgtagtccataatgaaatctcttagaaagacttatatttaggaacggagggagtaatactgaCAGATAGTTAAAATGTGAGAACCAGTAGGCCCATTGCATCCAATCATAACTTAATTATGATACGATGTCAGAGAATCCACTAGCACACTTATTATATAAGGCCACCGAAACATTTCAAAATATAAAGATACACTTGGTTACCTTTGTTCTTGCCGCTAGACGATAAATATCTGGAACTTCAGATTGCTTATGGTGCTTGGGGTATGCCACTTGCCCATATAGATCATACTTGTCAATTAACTTGAGTACTGATGTCAAAACAGCTCCATTTGTGCTTGACATTTCATCAATAACATCACGGTTACCCATGATCAACGTCTGCCGATAAAGAATAGTTATAAAGACTGGGAACAGGCAGTGATAGTTGATGGCAGAAGATTATTAATGATAACTAAACCGCCGTATAgcaaaaaaatatataattaaGGCAACAAGAGAAACTACACAGTACTGGCACATACAAGGTTTGCTAAATTTCTCAGTTCATGGTGTTCACCAAATGCCTTAACCAGCGTAGTGATGTTCTTCTTGGGATCTGGACGAGCAAGAGCGAGAATCATGGGCTTGCGAGGGTTCGAGAAGAAGCGCATTATCTGAAATTGTTTTAACCAGAAAAGTAGGTAAATATAACACGCGATCCCAGTGGAACATCAACAATTATTCCTGCATATCTCTTTATGGGGGGATAAAATGGAGAACCTACATCGGCCCAAACAGGTGGATCTGGTGAATCTGAGCCAACTTCATTCGCTTCTTCActatcaagatcaacatcatgaGGCACTATATGGCTGAACTCCATACCAGGAGGAATTGGCTGATCATATCATATAACAGTAAGCATATAATATAGTGAAATAATGAAATCTATTAGACCAGAAAGGAATCAATGTAGATGGACTTACAACCATACGAGGCATTTCACGACCATAGCAGCTAACACCACGCTTTATTCTTGCTCTAAGTTTCCTCTCCATAATCACATCAAATCCATTATATAATCCCCATTGTTTATCTATCTCTTGCCTAGTGCTAGTGATTACAATTTCAGATGCATCAAGACAAAGTTCCTCAGCCTCAATCCGTCGCATTATCTTGTATGTTGCATTTACTTCATCCCTGGTTTGACGCCCTTGCTTTAGAAGTTGCTCTAACTTGTCTCTGCCAAGAGAATGACCTGTGAAGACCATTGGCACATTGAGTGCCCCAGATAATAAAGCAGCAGAATCGCCTGCATCAGCATAGTGTCCATGGATAACAACAGGCCATACTGGTTGGCCATTGCCAACTTGTTCTCCAAGAACCTTGGACATTTGCATGATATGGACAAGTGCACCGTCAACAAATTCCTGGATGTGGGGCCAGAGCTGCTCTTTAGGGATATACTTTTCTCTTGGCCCAAATGGTATCCTGACAATATAAGCACCACTGCTTTCacccatgtcatccccaagattcTCTGAATTTCTTGGACTCAGCATCTCTGTAGGTTCCCCATAACTCCAATCAACATCAGGTGCAGAAATCTGCCTTGTCAGCAGATCCACTCTATATACTCCAGGTGTTTCACCTAACGCCCTAGCAAGCTCTACAACATATTTGACCTGCAGGTTATGGAACCAGTTAGTTGAACTCAACCATCAATGGCATATAGACCAACCTGTAAGTATTACTCCCTCCTATCCATCTTAGttgtcgctgaaatggatgtatctagacgtatttcagtgctagatacatccgtttcagcgacaactaatttggatcggagggagtacgtaGCAACTAGCAACAAGATAAACAACAAGCTAACCAACCAGGAATGTAAGTACAGATATGAAGCTAACATCAAGGACGCAAACATGAAAATGAGGGAGACGCAAGAAGTACCTGGCCACCTGTATCTGAATCACGCCCAAGCTCCATATTCTCACCACGTATAAGACCATGAATGCTGCACAAAGACAGAAGATGTCAAAATAAAATCATCCATGTAAACAATGTTCATGTACTTCAAAAAAATTTAATAGCGCCTCTTCCTTGGGCTACTAACATTATGAAAACCTAAAATCAAGTCCAAGGGGCCCCATGATGAGGACGCGCGCATGTTCCATACAAACGGAGGTGACTTCACTCCTCTTTGAGCTCCCTGTGCATTTGGATGAGACTTGGCTACTACCCCAATCCAGAACCCTATGCATGCTTAGGTACGAAGGCAAGGACTATGAATGAGACTTGGCTACTATCTCAATCCAGCATGTAGTGGATATACTTTGTGCACATTGGCAGAACCAGGTCCATAGGTAGACACAACAAAATTGCAAGGCCCACGTACATCTAAACCATTAAAATTTCATGGAAAAACCATGACCTCTGCATAGTGGGTGTATTCATATCCACTAGATACCACCTACTCTTTCACAAATCGCTCTTTTGTGGATTGGAGCTCCACAGTATTTGGAGCAATCAGGTAACTATGTTTAAACAGCCATAAACTCATAATGCATTGAACTGTCACTCTGATCATTCCTACTTCACCAAAAGGTATCTATTTGAAACCGCTATAACTGAACTTTCTAAAAGCAAACACATAGGGTGAGACCAATATGATCCCTAGAACAAAATTAGAGCCATACCTTACTAGCACTATGTACAGTTTTTTATCTTTGTGCTGATTTGCCCAAACATCAATAGCATCAGTTGAACCTATCCTTGGCATGTGTCCCCTTGTACTCTCAGCGTGAATAGATGATTCATTAATATGTTCTCCTTTTTCTCCGTCAGATAGGTCCTCAGACAAATCAGCAGCAGCATCTCGACGGGCCTTCTCACGCTCAAGACGTTTCTTCGATGAGCGGGAGGCTTCCTCGCCTTCAATCTGTATTAAATAATTCAAGATGGAAAATATTAAACATCGTGATGTAAAACTGAAATGTTGGCGGAAACATGTGCTCATGTTGATGTATACTTGGGGAATGAGGAGTGTTCAAATCAGTTTTTGTATTTACTCCTTTTACTAAAATTCAAGAAGCTACCAGGGTAAAAACTCCTTCCATGATTAGTGTATAAGTAAATATGATATCATAAATGGCATGAGAGATagtatagtcacttgggggctcagAACAATTGAGATGATTGGTTCAAGAAATGTGACCAGTAAAAAAAACTCCCATCTAACCAGAAGGAATATTGTGTGTGCACCTGTGATAAGTGACCTTTGGTGATTATATTAGAAGTCTTAGGAGAACATGATTACTAGCTAAAGCAGTTAATTATTTCACTGAACACAAGAGCCAAGTGAAAGAACAACATTATTCTCAAGACTGAAggagcatcaaaaccacaaaggtCAAGCAACATATATGTGTAAGGCAATTGACTGACCATCATGAGTTACATCAGAAGACATAGTAACAAAATCATTAGTTGAACACTTGATTATTGCGGTCGGAGTGTAAAAGCATATTCGAAACACCAAAGTTTGACACAGAATAGGAGTATGAGAAAACTAGAATGCGTGACTGATATAAAATTGCTTGCCTGAAAGGAGAATGTTCTGGGATTAGCAATGCGCTTGGTATGCTGTGATTGGTATAACTAGAGTGCGTTTAGAATCCATGTACTATCATTAGCTGTAGGGCTGTAACTACAACTATAAGAAGTACATGTAGTTGGAATATCAGTGCTAACGCCTTGACAGAACTAGAATAGATCCCAAACTGTGACGCGCAGTTGCTTTTCAGCAAAAGAAACAGAATTACAGGTCTAAATAGCAGGGCCACAAAAAGAGTAGCACCAGGACAGGCCGTTGGCCCTGATAGTTAGCTGAAGATGTCCTATGAATCATGAATTGTAAACTGTCAGACATAACATTTATTTATTTTCTGAATCACACCCGACAATGGACTACTACTGTCGTTTGAATGGTTATACGAAACGACTTTTTATCATCAAGGGTGGACAGTCAGTTCAGGCAGGATAACTGGATAACCATTGCATTCCCAAGACGTGCAGGTGTACCAAATCCTTCAAGCAGCATATGTGCTTTGTGACAGGAGAGAGTTCATCCAAAACAACACATTAAAGAATTGGGGCATTCTAGCTAACAAGAAGGAAGGAAACAGAGCAGACATATGCTACAATGGGGACCCATCATTACTGTCAGCACCACCCGGGGAGCCAATGCATATGCGGAACGACTACGGTTCAGCATTCCCTGGTGCAACAGAAACAAATATAATGCCCAGCCACATACATAATCACTAACCAGCAACTAGACTAGTTTAATGTGTTTGGCTGGCACCAGCACTGAACTGCCCCCCAACAGTTTGGCACCAGCAGCGCTGCTACTTAGAGAGTACATAAAGTTGACAAGCAAATCGGGGCAGGCATACCTGCTTCTTCTTCCTGGCGAGGTTCCAGATCCGCCAGGACATGTTCTCCAGCCGCGTGTTCCGCTCCTGCGGGCTCCTCATCGCCGACGTCTGATGCATACAACAAAAATCCATAATAAATCACCGGAAACAATCAAAATCTCGCCACCTAAGCTAATCTAATCTAATCCAATCTGGAGCAAGCAGCTAGCTAAGACACGAGGAGCGAGGAGGGGCGGCGAGGAAGGCTTACGCGGACCCAGGTCTTGTAGAGGTCGGTCTCGTCGAAGCCGGAGATGACCTCCTCGACGAAGTAGCGCGCCGGGTTGAAGCGGCCGCGCTCCCGCAGCATGAGCGACGACTTGTCCCGCCTCTTCtccgccgcgtcgccgccgcccccgggcGCCGTTGAGGCGGCCGAGATTTCCCCCGCGGCGCCCCCCGCGTCCAGGATGGCCTCCAGGTAGCTGTTGATCCAGTCGTTCCCCACCATCGCGCCGCCCGCGCGCTCGCTCCCCGGTGCTCTCTCCGGCGACGAGATGAGATGAGATGCGGTGGGGGGCGGGGAGGTGGGTGGGGGATCGGAGCGGAGCGGGGCGGGGAGGGTTGTGGAAGGATTGGGAATCGGTGGCAGTGCTAGCGACTGCTAATGATGACCATGGTTTGAGCCTTCCCGAAGCAAAGCTGGCAAAGGGAGATTCGCAGTGAAGATACCACCGGTGGGTGGGGGTTTCCGTAGGTTTCTTCTCCGGTTGCCGTCAGCGTGCGCCACGTCGCGTCCCGGGGTGGACAGCTGTGTCCAAATCAAAGCATCTTCAACAGTTGAAATCTCCTGGAATATTAAACCCGGGGGGAATATCCCCCTCAACCGACGGGTTTTTCTTTCAGCCCCCGTCGACCGACCGACCAGAGGACGCCACGTGCCCACTTGAGCCCGCATCACcgctcttttttttccttttatttacgAGTAGCAAATATGTGCGTGCGTTGCAGCGGAGGAAAACTGGAGGTCGGAATCGGCGGGATCGAAGCGCGGCGAGCGGGccggaaggcggcggcgacggcagagcTCGAGTGTTGTCAGCAGCCGCGCGGAGCTTGGGGGATGGCGTTGTCGGGTGGCTGGAAGGCGGGTCCGATGGCGGACGGACGGCGGGATTCTGACTGGGCCGACGCCGAAATCGCTCGTCATGGTGGCGGAGCTTGAGGACGAGCGGCGGCACCGAGCTCAAGGAATGGCGATGGGAAACTTGAAGGCGGGCGGTGGGGGTCGAGGGGAGCGCAGGTCCCGCAATGGACGACTGAAATAGGGCGGCGGTGGTGTGAACCAATCGCGGGAGTCACAACGGACGGCTCCGAGCAATGGGGCTAGGTGATGGCGGGGCTCGGGTGGCTTGGTGGCCAGAATCGACGGGCACAAATGCAGGGTGGGCAGCGTGTAGCATGGAATTTTATCGAACGGGGTTGGGGTTGGCGCTTCGTTTCTTATTGGTGTTTCGGTAGATTGGAAGAGAGAACCAAATATGGGTCTTAGGTAGCAAATTTTAGGAAGTTACCAGA is from Triticum aestivum cultivar Chinese Spring chromosome 3A, IWGSC CS RefSeq v2.1, whole genome shotgun sequence and encodes:
- the LOC542872 gene encoding probable sucrose-phosphate synthase 4, translated to MVGNDWINSYLEAILDAGGAAGEISAASTAPGGGGDAAEKRRDKSSLMLRERGRFNPARYFVEEVISGFDETDLYKTWVRTSAMRSPQERNTRLENMSWRIWNLARKKKQIEGEEASRSSKKRLEREKARRDAAADLSEDLSDGEKGEHINESSIHAESTRGHMPRIGSTDAIDVWANQHKDKKLYIVLVSIHGLIRGENMELGRDSDTGGQVKYVVELARALGETPGVYRVDLLTRQISAPDVDWSYGEPTEMLSPRNSENLGDDMGESSGAYIVRIPFGPREKYIPKEQLWPHIQEFVDGALVHIMQMSKVLGEQVGNGQPVWPVVIHGHYADAGDSAALLSGALNVPMVFTGHSLGRDKLEQLLKQGRQTRDEVNATYKIMRRIEAEELCLDASEIVITSTRQEIDKQWGLYNGFDVIMERKLRARIKRGVSCYGREMPRMVPIPPGMEFSHIVPHDVDLDSEEANEVGSDSPDPPVWADIMRFFSNPRKPMILALARPDPKKNITTLVKAFGEHHELRNLANLTLIMGNRDVIDEMSSTNGAVLTSVLKLIDKYDLYGQVAYPKHHKQSEVPDIYRLAARTKGVFINCAYIEPFGLTLIEAAAYGLPMVATQNGGPVDIHRVLDNGILVDPHNQNDIAEALYRLVSDKQLWAKCRQNGLDNIHRFSWPEHCKNYLSRVGTLKSRHPRWQKSDDATEVSETDSRGDSLRDIHDISLNLKISLDSEKSGSMSKYGRSSTSDRRNLEDAVQKFSEAVSAGTKDESGEKAGATTGSNKWPSLRRRKHIVVIAVDSVQDADLVQIIKNIFQASNKEKSSGALGFVLSTSRAASEIHPLLTSGGIEITDFDAFICSSGSDLCYPSSNSEDMLSPAELPFMIDLDYHSQIQYRWGGEGLRKTLIRWAAEKNSESGKEAVVEDDECSSTYCISFKVKNTEAVPPVKDLRKTMRIQALRCHVLYSHDGSKLNFIPVLASRSQALRYLYIRWGVELSNMTVVVGESGDTDYEGLLGGVQKTIILKGSFNSAPNQLHAARNYSLEDVVSFDKPGIASVDGYAPDILKSALQQFGALQG